From a single Nitrospirae bacterium YQR-1 genomic region:
- a CDS encoding fructose 1,6-bisphosphatase codes for MEIQELRYIGKALLEMVPEYRFAEGSEDVLKVGAGGDKTFRMDARAEEIIISHLESLGGPFTVISEEIGRKEIGEGSGGGLRVLIDPIDGSKNAVTGLPMFCTSIAVVDGDRVGDVLMGYVVNLISGDEFWALKGQGCFLNGKRVATHPGDNIAAVLYESQNPGKDLVQLLPLFSLCYRTRCFGATALNLAYLSMGAASVFVTPSLSRTFDYGAGYLLVKEAGGIVTDIRNESIDNIEIGLKRSNTILACANEIIHKKALKALGVV; via the coding sequence ATGGAAATACAAGAACTTAGATATATAGGAAAGGCGCTTCTGGAGATGGTACCTGAGTACAGGTTTGCAGAGGGCTCTGAGGATGTGCTTAAAGTGGGGGCAGGCGGAGATAAGACCTTTAGGATGGATGCAAGAGCGGAGGAGATTATTATATCACATCTTGAGAGTTTGGGAGGGCCCTTTACGGTAATCTCAGAGGAAATCGGCAGAAAGGAAATCGGAGAGGGCAGCGGGGGCGGCTTACGGGTTTTGATTGACCCTATAGATGGAAGTAAAAATGCGGTGACGGGCCTTCCCATGTTTTGTACTTCAATTGCCGTGGTTGACGGCGACAGGGTGGGGGATGTATTGATGGGTTACGTGGTAAATCTCATAAGCGGTGATGAGTTTTGGGCGCTTAAGGGGCAGGGATGTTTTCTTAACGGCAAAAGAGTGGCGACCCACCCCGGAGATAACATAGCGGCTGTATTATATGAGTCTCAAAACCCGGGCAAAGACCTTGTACAATTATTACCGCTGTTTTCTTTGTGCTACAGAACGAGGTGTTTTGGTGCTACGGCGTTAAATCTGGCCTATCTTTCGATGGGGGCGGCCAGCGTATTTGTAACTCCATCTCTTTCGAGGACATTTGACTATGGCGCCGGATACTTGCTTGTTAAAGAGGCTGGAGGGATTGTGACCGATATAAGAAATGAATCCATCGATAATATAGAAATCGGGCTTAAAAGATCAAACACAATCCTTGCCTGCGCTAATGAGATTATCCATAAAAAAGCACTTAAAGCCCTTGGAGTGGTTTAA
- a CDS encoding YajQ family cyclic di-GMP-binding protein, whose protein sequence is MADEYSFDVGCKVDMQEVSNAINQALKEISQRFDFKGSKSTIELDKGKQAITIASDDEYRLTSVKDILESKLVKRNVALKAISYGKVEQASGGSARQVASFQQGIPVEKAKEMVKLVKDMKLKVSAEIAGDTVRVRSKKKDDLQAVIAAIKAHDFGIFIEVGNYR, encoded by the coding sequence ATGGCTGATGAGTATTCCTTCGACGTGGGGTGTAAGGTGGACATGCAGGAGGTGTCAAACGCTATTAATCAGGCTTTAAAAGAAATATCCCAGCGCTTTGACTTTAAGGGCAGTAAAAGTACAATTGAGCTTGATAAGGGTAAGCAGGCAATAACGATTGCCTCAGATGATGAGTATAGGCTTACCAGTGTAAAGGATATTCTGGAGTCAAAACTTGTAAAGCGCAATGTTGCGCTGAAAGCCATAAGTTATGGCAAGGTGGAACAGGCCTCAGGGGGCAGTGCACGGCAGGTTGCAAGTTTTCAGCAGGGAATTCCAGTTGAAAAGGCCAAAGAAATGGTAAAGTTAGTTAAGGATATGAAACTCAAGGTCAGCGCAGAGATTGCAGGGGACACGGTCAGGGTAAGGAGTAAGAAAAAGGATGACCTTCAGGCTGTAATAGCGGCTATTAAGGCACATGACTTTGGAATATTCATAGAGGTTGGAAACTACAGATAA
- a CDS encoding tetratricopeptide repeat protein, with translation MKVKEDNKKKHTAPVGRQGMPAEKNRTEEYRWLNIFNSSDIIAFFVATLSFLVFFQSRNFDFVNFDDTKYITENAFVQKGLSLETLKWAFYTSASDYWQPLTWVSHLLDCTIYGMNPGGHHVTNLTFHVINTILVFFSFEKITGMRNKAAIIAALFAVHPAHVESVAWVSERKDVLYAFFWFLSIYAYCYYVKTLSFKWYFIVLFTFVCSLMSKPMAITLPVILLLLDVWPFGRLNKNNVLRLISEKIPLLAFSVATSVFTFIAQRAVGTVAPVEMISVWVRIKNALISYMSYIYMAFVPVNLAAIYPFSFNLSAVRAVLSFVVLLLISVFAIFTVFGYKSFKPKPFVFTGWFWFVITLLPVIGLIQVGPQAMADRYTYVPYIGIFIIAVMVVPESFFENKIKKYTVYFLSVLIVLILSVLSYVQTGHWKNTITLFDHAVKVTKDNFIAHNSLGASLAQAGRFEESKVHLNRAIAINPDFFEAYVNIGNVLFTVGNIKDAAKAYKRAIELNPKNALAYNGYGVAVLNASDDENSFNEAIEAFKKALSIEPDFKPAQMNLELALKKRVTP, from the coding sequence ATGAAAGTAAAAGAAGATAATAAGAAAAAACACACTGCACCCGTCGGCAGGCAGGGGATGCCTGCTGAAAAGAACAGGACTGAAGAGTACCGATGGTTGAATATCTTTAACTCATCCGACATAATAGCTTTTTTTGTGGCCACTTTGTCTTTTCTTGTTTTCTTTCAGAGCAGGAACTTTGATTTTGTCAATTTCGATGATACCAAATATATAACAGAAAACGCTTTTGTACAAAAAGGCCTGTCACTGGAAACGTTGAAGTGGGCGTTTTACACATCCGCCTCAGATTATTGGCAACCCCTTACCTGGGTATCACACCTTTTGGATTGTACTATTTACGGTATGAACCCGGGTGGACATCATGTCACCAATTTAACATTCCACGTGATAAATACAATATTGGTGTTTTTTTCTTTTGAGAAAATTACCGGAATGCGCAACAAGGCAGCAATAATCGCCGCCCTGTTTGCTGTTCATCCGGCCCATGTGGAGTCGGTGGCATGGGTGTCTGAGAGAAAGGATGTCCTGTATGCTTTTTTCTGGTTTTTGTCGATATATGCCTATTGTTACTATGTCAAGACGCTGTCGTTTAAGTGGTATTTTATAGTGTTATTTACTTTTGTATGTTCCTTAATGTCAAAACCCATGGCTATTACACTCCCAGTTATTCTGCTGTTGCTGGACGTATGGCCTTTTGGAAGGCTCAATAAAAATAATGTGTTGCGTTTGATTTCAGAGAAAATTCCTCTTTTGGCTTTCTCAGTTGCAACCTCCGTGTTTACTTTTATTGCACAGAGGGCGGTTGGTACTGTTGCACCGGTTGAAATGATATCTGTGTGGGTTCGCATCAAAAATGCCCTGATATCTTACATGAGCTACATATACATGGCCTTTGTACCGGTTAACCTTGCTGCAATATATCCGTTTTCATTTAATCTCTCTGCTGTAAGAGCTGTGTTGTCCTTTGTGGTGCTTTTGCTTATTTCTGTTTTTGCGATTTTTACAGTGTTTGGTTACAAGTCATTTAAGCCGAAACCTTTTGTTTTTACCGGCTGGTTCTGGTTTGTTATAACACTGCTTCCGGTTATCGGCCTTATACAGGTCGGCCCGCAGGCTATGGCCGACAGATATACATACGTGCCGTATATCGGAATTTTTATTATTGCCGTGATGGTAGTCCCTGAAAGTTTTTTTGAAAACAAGATTAAGAAATATACCGTTTACTTTTTATCCGTGCTCATTGTATTAATCTTGTCGGTTCTTTCATACGTGCAAACCGGACACTGGAAAAACACGATAACGCTCTTTGACCATGCCGTGAAAGTAACAAAGGATAATTTCATAGCCCACAACAGCCTTGGCGCCTCATTAGCGCAGGCCGGCAGGTTTGAAGAAAGCAAGGTACATTTAAACAGGGCTATTGCCATTAATCCTGATTTTTTTGAGGCCTATGTAAATATCGGCAACGTGCTCTTTACCGTAGGGAATATTAAAGATGCGGCAAAAGCCTACAAGAGAGCAATAGAGTTAAACCCAAAAAATGCACTTGCCTATAACGGCTACGGTGTTGCGGTTTTGAATGCCTCTGATGATGAAAACTCATTCAATGAAGCCATAGAGGCATTTAAAAAGGCTCTGTCTATTGAGCCTGACTTTAAACCGGCGCAGATGAATCTTGAGTTAGCCCTCAAGAAGAGGGTAACACCCTGA
- a CDS encoding ATP-binding cassette domain-containing protein, producing MVISVRNVHKSFGKLKAVDGLSFDVDESICFALLGPNGAGKTTMMKMIYGKAGCDDCPDTVLKVFGFDPRTNPLQIKYLCGVVPQDDNLDVEMNVVENLLIFAGFYGIRRKAARRRIDELLELMELSEKGKSRIRELSGGMKRRLMIARALINNPCLLILDEPTTGLDPQVRHLIWDKLRQMKRRNITIVLTTHYMEEAFQISDNLIIMHSGRKMLEGNPKELLEGSIEKYVMEVHDTGVIKEVESILCGTPYRMDASREVINLYSNDLKALEAASEHITVGRYFIRNSNLEDLFLKITGRKLNDEQ from the coding sequence ATGGTGATAAGCGTAAGGAATGTGCACAAGAGTTTCGGCAAGCTTAAGGCGGTTGACGGGTTAAGTTTTGACGTGGATGAGTCAATCTGTTTTGCCCTGCTTGGGCCTAACGGAGCCGGTAAGACCACTATGATGAAAATGATTTACGGTAAAGCAGGCTGTGATGACTGCCCTGACACTGTACTAAAGGTTTTCGGCTTTGACCCCCGCACTAATCCCCTGCAGATAAAGTATCTCTGCGGTGTGGTTCCTCAGGATGACAATCTGGACGTTGAGATGAACGTGGTGGAAAATCTGCTTATATTTGCCGGCTTTTATGGTATCCGGCGGAAGGCGGCACGGCGGCGGATTGATGAGCTGCTTGAGCTCATGGAACTTTCCGAAAAGGGTAAATCACGGATACGTGAGCTTTCAGGAGGTATGAAAAGACGCCTTATGATTGCACGTGCTTTGATTAATAACCCTTGTCTTTTGATTTTAGATGAACCCACCACAGGGCTTGACCCGCAGGTACGACATTTGATATGGGATAAGCTCCGGCAGATGAAAAGAAGAAACATTACCATTGTGCTGACAACCCACTACATGGAAGAGGCGTTTCAGATTAGCGACAACCTGATAATTATGCACAGTGGACGGAAAATGCTTGAGGGAAACCCAAAAGAACTTCTTGAGGGGAGCATTGAAAAATATGTCATGGAAGTTCATGACACCGGTGTTATTAAAGAGGTTGAGAGCATACTCTGCGGGACGCCTTACAGGATGGATGCCTCCCGTGAAGTGATAAACCTCTACAGCAATGACCTGAAAGCTCTTGAGGCGGCCTCTGAACATATCACTGTAGGCAGGTACTTTATCAGAAACTCTAACCTTGAGGACCTGTTTTTAAAGATAACCGGTAGAAAATTAAACGATGAGCAATAA
- a CDS encoding NTP transferase domain-containing protein: MQIIIPMAGTGERFMDFGYKVVKPLIEIAGKPMIEHVVELFPGESNFTFICNSVHLKETDMRAVIKRICPQGKIVEIPPHKKGPVYSVFCMMDSVDDDDEVIVNYCDFSKTWDYADFLETVRTNGASGAICAYRGFHPHMLGSTNYAFIRDENRWMMEIQEKKPFTSNRMDEFASDGTYYFKNGKLLKQYFKALIAQDINVKGEYYVSMVYNLLKASAHSIYIYEIKHMLQWGTPEDLLEFTRWLNYFGNLQCPCAAIEPVGESINLIPLAGKGIRFVNEGYRDPKPLIDIEGTPMVIAAAMSLPPAEKYIFVCLAGHLSNFPLAETIEKYYPGAKVVSVDKVTEGQACTCEIGLSGEPLQLPLLVGACDNGMLWDSEKYKKLIDDPTVDAIVWSFRHHPSSKRNPHMYSWIVADNDGNVLEVSEKRAISNDPFNDHAVVGTFYFRKAAYFLDSLVSLYKGNKRVNNEFYVDSCINELLAKGLKVKVFEVSDYICWGTPDDLKTFLYWYDFFVKTGFHSVKHALIPSCSRK; the protein is encoded by the coding sequence ATGCAAATAATAATACCGATGGCAGGGACAGGTGAGAGGTTCATGGACTTTGGGTACAAGGTGGTTAAGCCTCTGATAGAAATAGCTGGCAAACCAATGATTGAGCATGTAGTAGAGCTTTTCCCCGGAGAGAGTAATTTTACTTTTATTTGTAACAGTGTACATTTAAAAGAAACCGATATGAGAGCAGTAATTAAGCGAATCTGTCCGCAGGGTAAGATAGTGGAGATTCCACCTCATAAAAAAGGGCCGGTATATTCCGTGTTCTGCATGATGGACTCAGTAGATGACGATGATGAGGTAATTGTTAATTATTGCGACTTTTCTAAAACCTGGGATTATGCCGATTTTCTTGAAACAGTGCGTACAAACGGCGCATCTGGTGCAATATGCGCATACAGGGGGTTTCATCCGCACATGCTGGGCAGCACCAATTATGCTTTTATAAGAGATGAAAACCGTTGGATGATGGAAATTCAGGAAAAAAAACCATTTACATCCAACCGAATGGATGAGTTTGCCTCAGACGGCACATATTATTTTAAGAACGGCAAACTCTTAAAGCAATACTTTAAAGCGCTGATTGCACAGGATATAAACGTAAAGGGCGAGTACTACGTAAGCATGGTTTATAATCTGCTGAAAGCCTCCGCCCACAGCATATATATATATGAGATAAAACACATGCTTCAGTGGGGAACACCGGAGGATTTACTGGAGTTTACACGGTGGCTGAACTATTTTGGCAATCTCCAATGCCCCTGCGCCGCTATAGAGCCCGTGGGGGAAAGTATAAACCTGATACCGCTTGCCGGCAAGGGAATCCGCTTTGTAAATGAGGGCTACCGTGACCCTAAACCGTTAATTGACATAGAGGGAACACCGATGGTGATTGCCGCTGCAATGAGTTTACCGCCGGCTGAGAAATACATTTTTGTGTGCCTTGCCGGCCATCTTTCGAATTTTCCGCTTGCTGAAACCATTGAAAAATATTACCCTGGGGCCAAAGTTGTAAGCGTTGATAAGGTGACGGAGGGACAAGCCTGCACGTGTGAAATCGGCCTTAGCGGAGAGCCGCTCCAGCTGCCTCTTCTGGTTGGAGCTTGCGACAACGGGATGTTATGGGATTCTGAAAAATATAAAAAACTCATTGACGACCCCACGGTTGATGCCATTGTCTGGAGTTTCAGGCATCATCCGTCAAGTAAAAGAAACCCGCATATGTATAGCTGGATAGTGGCGGATAACGACGGAAACGTCCTTGAGGTATCTGAAAAAAGGGCGATATCAAATGATCCCTTTAATGACCATGCCGTGGTGGGCACCTTTTATTTCAGGAAAGCAGCATATTTTCTTGATTCGCTGGTTAGTTTGTATAAGGGCAACAAGAGAGTCAATAATGAATTTTATGTTGACAGCTGCATAAATGAATTATTGGCAAAGGGGCTTAAAGTAAAGGTTTTTGAAGTCAGCGACTATATCTGTTGGGGTACTCCTGATGATTTAAAAACATTCTTATATTGGTACGATTTTTTTGTTAAAACAGGATTTCACAGTGTGAAACATGCGTTAATACCAAGCTGCAGCCGGAAGTAA
- a CDS encoding class II aldolase/adducin family protein produces MPDDEDIERFVRMSRYAGERFDLIQGNGGNSSVKLSSGQLLIKASGRHLSEVQKNTGYVTLETHKALDVFELLEAGFFKCDKSERDVKISIMLNGLITQSQGERPSIETLLHALTQKYTLHTHPVVVNAALCKGNWAELLSGLFPDAGFVTYETPGAGLAVKMKNALKGQHKKIIFLQNHGLIVTSDIYGEIETLTETVLEKLESYFSVNYSRYKLTTKLSALINKLNGDYFISSLSEDIGLNSALAQNRGVFFKKPFFPDMVVFCGAVAAEISDFDDHKSIENHYHIYGEIPRVVICGDNIFFTAPSVKKTKEMEEVLKLHVFAHNAASENINYLDTAEIGYILNWEAEKYRQNK; encoded by the coding sequence TTGCCAGATGATGAGGACATAGAGCGTTTTGTCAGGATGTCCAGGTATGCCGGTGAACGGTTTGATTTAATTCAAGGCAACGGCGGGAATTCCTCAGTTAAACTTAGCAGCGGGCAACTTCTTATAAAAGCCTCGGGGAGGCATCTCTCGGAAGTGCAAAAAAACACCGGCTACGTGACGTTGGAAACCCATAAGGCTCTTGATGTGTTTGAGCTGCTTGAAGCCGGTTTTTTTAAATGCGATAAGTCTGAGCGTGATGTAAAAATCTCAATAATGCTCAATGGATTAATAACGCAATCGCAGGGGGAGAGACCGTCAATTGAAACACTGCTTCACGCCCTTACTCAGAAATACACACTGCACACGCATCCGGTTGTTGTTAATGCCGCCCTTTGCAAAGGCAACTGGGCTGAGTTACTATCCGGTTTGTTTCCTGATGCAGGGTTTGTAACATATGAAACACCCGGGGCGGGGCTTGCCGTAAAGATGAAAAATGCGCTAAAGGGGCAACATAAAAAGATTATTTTCCTGCAAAACCACGGTCTCATTGTAACATCGGACATATACGGGGAAATAGAGACACTGACTGAGACGGTACTGGAAAAACTCGAAAGCTATTTTTCAGTAAACTATAGTAGATACAAACTGACGACTAAACTCTCAGCCTTAATAAACAAACTAAACGGGGATTACTTCATAAGCTCTCTGTCCGAGGACATTGGTCTAAACAGCGCATTAGCCCAAAACAGGGGTGTGTTTTTTAAGAAGCCGTTTTTCCCCGACATGGTGGTCTTTTGCGGGGCGGTAGCGGCTGAGATTAGCGATTTTGACGACCATAAATCAATAGAGAATCACTATCACATATATGGTGAAATTCCGAGGGTGGTAATATGCGGCGACAATATTTTCTTTACCGCCCCCAGTGTAAAAAAGACAAAAGAGATGGAGGAAGTCCTGAAGCTGCACGTTTTTGCCCACAACGCCGCCTCTGAGAACATTAACTATCTCGATACGGCTGAAATCGGTTATATCTTAAACTGGGAAGCCGAGAAGTACAGACAGAATAAGTAA
- a CDS encoding HAD family hydrolase, with product MFKGILLDFDNTLYGYESVHISALLQVYVYVSKTYSVEYNLVTASYERARKEIHMELSGTAASHNRLLYFQRMLEILKLNAPAYALDVYERYWSLYLDFMEISYEVFDFLDSVRDRFRICLVTDLTAEIQYRKMNKAGLTKYIDYIVTSEEAGVEKPHPYIFHLALRKLGMTAQEVCMIGDSYERDIVGALNMDIQPFWLFKRPPEGTPQRVVVFESFDELEVSKYFAR from the coding sequence ATGTTTAAAGGCATATTGTTGGACTTTGACAATACTTTGTATGGCTATGAAAGCGTTCACATATCAGCGTTACTACAAGTGTATGTTTATGTAAGCAAAACGTATTCAGTGGAGTATAATTTGGTAACCGCCTCTTATGAAAGGGCACGTAAGGAGATACACATGGAGCTCTCCGGCACGGCGGCATCCCACAACAGGCTGCTGTATTTTCAGAGAATGCTTGAGATATTAAAATTAAACGCCCCGGCTTATGCCCTTGACGTCTATGAGCGGTACTGGAGTTTGTATCTTGACTTTATGGAAATATCATATGAGGTTTTTGATTTCCTTGACAGCGTAAGAGACCGTTTTCGTATTTGTTTAGTGACAGATTTAACTGCGGAGATACAGTACAGAAAAATGAACAAAGCCGGCCTTACAAAATACATAGATTACATAGTAACCAGTGAAGAGGCCGGAGTGGAAAAGCCCCATCCGTACATATTCCACCTGGCACTGAGAAAGCTTGGGATGACGGCACAGGAGGTGTGCATGATAGGGGACAGTTATGAGAGGGACATAGTGGGGGCACTGAATATGGATATACAGCCGTTTTGGCTATTTAAAAGACCCCCTGAGGGAACCCCTCAAAGGGTGGTGGTGTTTGAGTCGTTTGACGAACTGGAGGTATCGAAGTATTTTGCCAGATGA